The sequence below is a genomic window from Wyeomyia smithii strain HCP4-BCI-WySm-NY-G18 chromosome 1, ASM2978416v1, whole genome shotgun sequence.
TGTGCTCCAAAACACGTGCGCTGGCgtgagcgctaagaacccgcgcgtTAGCATGGGCGAtgctgagcgacgctaccgtttgtcgagttctttatttttgtttattcaatgcctcggtggcttagtgactattcatcgcggaaggcaaagtgttttcgccaacgcttgcatagcagaaccgttggcggtctttcttcaagatttttcctgttttcttcaCAAATGGTCTTGTATTTGGTGGACAACGGCAGGCGGCCGTGTCCCGCttttacactctacctgttttcaattcattcaacaaaaggcttactgtctttcggactaagctaaaaatgtaccgtatgacaaaactctgcgtgacggaacataaggtatttcctgcgcgggtgtgacgtcacagaTGATGCACATCAGGTTCAATCAGCGGCATTTCGCATTTGTCTACTAACACGTTGCTGTCACTAGCACAGAAAACCAGATCCAACAGTCTGCCAAGATGATTGCGTTGTAAATTTATCTGACATAAATTAAGGAAATCGATGCCGTCAATCAAAGTTGCATTTGTTGCAGAAAGCTGTGCCGTACTAGTATGCTGTATCACACCGTTGCATAAGTTCCAGGCAATTCGAGGCTGATTGTAGTCGCCGCAAACAATTATTATGCTATCGGGAGGACTATTGTCACGAAATTCACGAACAGAAGCAATGTGTGCATCTACGACTGACGCATCGTTACTTTTGTCCGGTGGAATATACACAGTGCAAAGTAAAATTTTCTTATTACGAATAGTCGCTCGAACGCATACCTGTTCTAAATGCCGTCCGTGTGCGGGCCCAAAGAGAGTACACGGGTGTTGTTTATTCACAGCAATCAAAACACCTCCAAAGGAACGTTTCGTGCTATTTATCGCGTTCCTGTCGCACCGAAAAACACTATATGAGTTTCCGAAAAGCTGGAGTGAATGGATGCGGTCGTCTAGGCCAGTTTCAGTGAGCATAATGACGTCGTACATGCTGTCTTCAGTGTGCAGAAAAAAATCGTCGATTTTTGTTCGCAGTCCCCGCACATTCTGATAGTTTAACCAGATGTTTCCTATATCATGACGATTGTCCGGAATGCTGAAACTTGAATGATGGTCAGGTACCGATTGTTCAGAATTTAAACTATACATGCCTGAAGCAGCAGGCTGGAAGCCCCCTTCCCGCACTCCGACCGCAGGGCCGGGACGATGACGATGGCGAATCTCAGCAGAGTGCGCGACTGTGGCGGAGGGGTCAGGGGCTTCCATAGTGCCTATTAAAGGGTGTCCCGGGTCCAAAACATCAGCGGCAGGAACATTAGTTGGCAGCAAGTGGTCTCCGTCGAAAGTCTCATGGACATAAAATTGCAGTTTTATTACGTTGTCGGTCAAATCATGTGCATTAGTTGCACAGCAGGCGAAATCACAATCTATTTTTTTGGCAATTCAACAAACTCCCTAAACAGCatgccagtaggccatgaagcCGGATCCAatgcaacatttttcaaatctgGATCCAGGCCGATTTTGTGAGACACATAAGAGAGGTTCGATGTATCAATACCTTTCCGCACGAGCCGTACGGCAACAACATGCTCAGTGGTGTGCAAACAGCGCGAAATGATTTTCTGTATGTCACCGTCGGTGACCTTAGGATTCAAACCAGATAAATATAGCCAAGAACGGTTCTTTGCAGCGACGGGAACAATTGAAGGTACTGATAAATCACTCAGATCAATGTTATTCTTACCACGATCGGCTTCGATATGAATAGGTTCAGTACGACGACGTTTTGCGTTTTTTATTGGCCAAACAAGCGTAGTAGACAAAGCAGAAGATGTACCAAGCATTGGATCCTCAATCATCGTTGTGCGGGGCATATTGTCAATTTTCCTGCTCAATTTATCGACGACATCAAAGAGCTTCTGAACCTGCGCTGGTAAATCGGCAATAGGCTGTGGTTGTGAGGGTTGGTTTGATTGCAACTCTGTCACATAAGCGCAAACAGATCGACCGTTCAGTACCTCACGACAGGACGGACAAATGAATATTATTTTGCCTTGCGCTAGAAATTCTTTACAGAGACGACTATTGATACCACAGCATTGCTGGTTGATATGAAAACAAGTTTCACAGAAGCCGCAACGGATGGGTTCCAAATCATTTACAGCCAGATTGCACTCACCGCACAGTGTTTTCTCCATTCTGTTTTGGTTCAGCAAGCGGTAGCAGTATTTAACGAATGTTGTTATTGCTGGAAGCAACAATAGCGGCTGAATCAAATATACGATTTATCAGTTAGCGGGATCAAACCAATGATATTATAAAACTTCACGATATTTGAACCAGGAAACAGTTGCAATTCACTATGTGCGCATATAAAATACGATATTAGCGGTTAAACTGACAAAAAATTACGTTAATTCAGTGACGAAAACTTtgagttgttcaacttctcttatgaaattctcatttcgcaagagagtgaatctatctttaatttccttttgtaattcttgaaaaataattttcgaagcaggatcacgagatctttataattcctacgttgtctagaagcaaaaatttttgaccttacaggacaattaaagaaattacatttgtgatttcccccacaatttacacatttgaaactattagtgatctctttcacggggcagatatctttcgtgtgactagtgtcaccacaaatcatacattttgcagccatatggcagtttcgagtttcatgaccataggcttgacaattccgtcTACCGCCGATAATTATACAAAACGATGTCATTATATACACAAAAATTAAGAAGATGATGTATgtaatactagctgacccggcaaacttcgttccgcctattttagtgtttaatttaataattttagcatttcagttattttttcgttgttttccagaaactgaaagtggtcatcttctgattcaaaatggtgtccagggtcaatgcttggcttctttacatcatttcgattacggacttatccatatgtagtagtattcggttatttgcgGATGTTTTccataagttgccatttttcaattcaaactgttgtctaaggtcaattttagctccttgcatcattctggatccggtgatccggaaccgtaagtcgccatcttggatttaaaaatggcttttggagacaatttctggcccctgagcgtcattctggtttgagaaacacccatattgggtgttatttggtcattttcggctgttttccagaaaccggatgtcaccatcttcgagttcaaaatggtgtctgtggtcgattctagctcctgtgtatcattctggttccgaagaaactcattttgtatggaaatcggccattttcggttgttttttagaaaccggaagtttccatcttacaattcataatggtgtctgaggtcaattttcagcttaattctcgttccagagatactcatattgggtggtatttggtcactttaggctgttttacggacaccggaagtcgccatcttggatttcaaaacaatttcagcgctccgtgcgtcaatctggataaagaaacgctcatattgagtggtatttgaacattttaggctgttttccagacaccggaagtcgccatcttacaattcaaaatattgtctgaggtcgatttttggctttagtgcatcataacaatcccggaaatacctatatggcgtcgtacacaaattacgtaacgctaaaaacctagatttcagaccccctccccccctatgtaacaataagtaatgttagatatgactccccccccccctaaagttacgtaacgctggacaacctgtccactcctccaaatttgcaattttgagcaaacatctcaGTTACGTAACGGGTTCAACTATCCCCCCCcttcccctatgtaacaataagtaacgcagacttatcTCCCCTCCcctccttcatgcgttacgtaatttgtgtacgacgcctattgggtggtatttgatcattttcggctgttttccagacaccggaaatcgccatcttacaattcaaaatgttgtcggaggtcgatttgtagcttcagtgcgtcataacaattccggaactacccatattaggtggtatttggtcatttgccgctgtttttcggaaaccggaagtcgccatcttggatttcaaaatcgcatttgggaacaatttctggcctccgtgcgtcaatctgatttaagaaacgctcatattgagtgatatttgatcattttcggctgtttaccaaacaccgaaagtcgccatcttacaattcaaaatattgtctgaggtcgatttttggcttcagtgcatcataacaatcccggaaatacctatatggcgtcgtacacaaattacgtaacgctaaaaacctagatttcagacccccttccccctatgtaacgataagtaacgctagatatgacccccccccctaaagTTACGTAACGCCGGACAACCTGTCCCCTCCtcaaaatttgcaattttgagcaaacatctcaGCTACGTAACGGGctcaactaccccccccccccctatgtaacaataagtaacgcagacttatcccccctcccccccttcatgcgttccagacaccggaaatcgccatcttacaattcaaaatgttgtctgaggtcgatttgtggtttcagtgcgtcataacaattccggaaatacccatattaggtggtatttggtcatttgccgctgtttttaggaaaccggaagtcgccatcttggatttcaaaatggcatttgggaacaatttctggcctccgtgcgtcaatctgatttaagaaacgctcatattgagtggtatttgatcatttccggctgttttccagacaccggaagtcgccatcttacaattcaaattgatgtttgaggtcgatttgtggcttcagtgtatcataacTGTTGGGTACAGGTCCGTTACCTTCCGTTAATTCTTCAATAGCGTTGAGGGCCTCCAACCCAACACTCGTAGGAATGGCTTCGGTGGAAGACGCGGGTAATTGTATCCAGTTTGAGATCCAAAGTCCCACTCGGAAAATGTCCAATAAAATCACCAACCGCGCGTTATTTTATCACTACACCTTTATTAATTTAGTCTAGCTTTTAAGAAAATGCATGCCAATTAGATTTAAGAACACTTTATTTTAAGGAAACTACTGCATGCTTAATTTAGGTTTATTCTTAATTTTAGGTTACTACGCTAggtttaatttaataaattttcagCGATCCGTTCAGCTGGCGAGGTAGAATGCGACTATCCTCAGATTTTTATTCGATCAGATTTATAGGTACAACAGCAGCTGAATGCTTCTCCGGCGATGTTTTCCGATCGTCGATTTTGGAGTTTAGAGTATCGGAATGATCTCTTATCAGCTCCCATCCTCTCCTATCAGCGATCGTTATCACTCCCAAGGGCGTCTAgcagttgatgatgatgatcgtGTTGCGATGACTCTCCTGTGGCCTGGCTGGGATGATAATCGGCGTTACTACTCCAGAACATCGTCACCCACCCAGAAATTCCAGCAATTTCtgtaaataaaaagaaaaacctcTTCGACGGGATGGGAAAGGGAATCAGGATTGATGACTGTCGGCGGTTGCGTCTTGAAGCTCGGTGTTGCCCGCAAATGGTAAAATGCAGATCTTCTCTACTGGGCGCATTAGGGTTCCACTGGCGGTTTTCAATGTAACCACCCTTATCGTACCATCACCGCCAGGATGAACTTGAATTATCCTTCCCATTTTCCACCGCATAGGGGGTTGATTATCATCTTGAATGATGACTAATTGACCTATGCCGATAGGAACAGCTGGTTTCCAACGCTTATTTCTCCCCTGTAGTTGACATAAAAATTTTCTGCGCCACCTCCTCCAGAAATCTTGCAATTTTCGCTGCATTACCTGCCAGTGATTTAATCGGTTGGTTGGTAGATCCTCCAAATTTGGTTCTGGTAATGCTTGGAGTGATTCTCCTACCAGAAAATGTGCAGGCGTTAAAAGTTGCAGATCGTTGGGATCATCGGACATGGGGGTGAGAGGGCGAGAATTAAGGCATGCTTCCACCTGAGCTAATAGCGTCGTCATATCTTCAGGGGACACGGGATTCTCTCCAACCACCTTTAATAAGTGGGTTTTAGCTGAACGAACTGCTGCTTCCCACAAGCCTCCAAAGTGGGGTGCACTAGGTGGGTTAAAGTACCACTGAATTCCCTCCTCTGCCAGTTCTTTGGAAACGATGTCGTGATGCTTGCTGTTCCGAAGCAGTTTTATAAAATCCTGCAGTTTATTTCGTGCTCCGACAAAGTTGGTGCCGTTGTCGGAAAACATTTCTGCGCAGCGGCCTCTTTTCGATACAAATCGTCGCAGGGCTTGTAAGAACTTATCGGTTGACAAGTCTGTGACGAGTTCTAGGTGCACGGCCTTGGTACACATGCAAATAAAAATTGCCACAAAGGCTTTTACTACTGGACGTCTCGGAGCGGGTCTGACGTAAATGGGCCCAAAGTAGTCCACACCTGTTCGCAAAAATGGACGAGAGACGGTAACTCGTGCTGTTGGGAAATCCCCCATCATTTGCTGAACTGTGGTGTGTGTAGTCCGATAGCAGGTCTTACAGCGGTGTATGATATGTCTCACAACACTCCTTCCTCCTAATGGCCAAAATTTAAGTCTAACAACACTTAATAGCAATTGAGGCCCAGCGTGCAAAAGGCGTTCATGGTAAAATCGTAAAAGCAGACGCGTGAAGTAATGGTTGGCTGGTAGAACTACTGGGTGCTTTACGTTCTCTGATTCTAATGCGTGCTTAAGACGCCCTCCCAAGCGAATTACCTGATTCTCCGACAGGTATGGATTAAACCATCGTAATGGTGACCTTCTGGAAACCGCTTCCTTTTTCATTCATGCCTTACGCTCCTCAACAAATACTTCCTGTTGGACTAAACTGATCAGTGCGGTTTCCGCTTCCTTCAGTTCTCTGGTAGATAAGAAAGAGGAATCCTTCTTTTCCTTCGTGCGCAGAGGCCGTTTCAAACGTAACCAGTAGGCAGTTCGACGAATTAGGTCTGTGTACGACGAGAAGCGGGTTAGGTATGCGTTATTGAACTCGGTGATCGATGAAACCGTTCCGGCATATACGGTGCGACGTTTTTCCTCTGCTTCTTCTTCTGCTGCCAGtgaagtttctggaaaacgatGCCATTCATTCTCTTCTTTCGCCAACCACTGCGGTCCCTACCACCAAAACAGATTGTGTACGATGTCCTCCGGCGCAATCCCTCTGGAAATCAGATCGGCCGGGTTATGGATTCCAGGAACATGGTTCCACTGGGAAATCTTGGTAAGCGATTGAATTGTGGCCACCCGATTGGCCACGTAAGTTGTCCATGTAGCTGGAGTTGCTCGTATCCAACGCAGGACGCAGGTGGAGTCCGTCCAAAAATATACTGGTGCAGTAAATTTTATTGACCGAGAAACCTTCTCGAACAACTGGGCAGCGAGACGAGCTCCGCATAATTCCAGCCTAGGAATGGTTTGCACTTGTAAAGGTGCAACCCGTGATTTGGAGGTTAGTAATCGTACCCATACCTCTCCGTTTGAGTTCCAACTCTTCACGTAGAGACACGCGCCGTACGCTTTCTCCGAAGCGTCTGAAAAGCAGTGAAATTGAATAGACACTGCCTTGGGAATGACTACACAACGTTCGATGCGAATGGTATTAAGCAGAGACAGTTGTTGGTGGTACTTGATCCAAATCTCACCCACCGTTGAGGGTAGTGACTGATCCCAATTCAGTCTTTGACCGTTTTCATCACGAAGTGTCCACAACAGCTGCATATAAGTTTTTGCCGAAGTTATTGCCGCTCCCAGCAAACTCAAAGGGTCAAATAATGTAGCAATGACCGACAGAGTGTTTCGTTTCGTAAGCGGTACGCTAGGGTTGAGAATTGGAatcttaaattgaaatttaagcgTGTCGGTAACTGGCATCCAAGTCAACCCTAAAGTTTTTATCGATGGATCAGGATCCAAATTGATCTCTTCCGATGATTGGATTGCTAGTTTCTCTTTTTGAATCCCACTCAATACATCAGAGCAGTTTGATGCCCATTTTCGTAACCTAAACCCTCCTTTCTTCGTCATCGAATCTAGTTGAACCCGCAAAGCTCGTGCCGATTCCGGATCATCCGACCCTGTTATTACATCGTCCATGTATGTATCCTCCATAATAGCCCTTGCAGCGAACGGAAAATTATCCTTCTCGTCTACCGCCAGTTGTTTCAGCGTCCTGGTCGCCAAGAATGGTGCAGGTTTGGTACCGTACGTCACGGTATTCAGTTCGTAGGTGTCAACATCATGAATTGGAGACGAGCGCCACAGGATACATTGCAATGGGCGGTCTTCCTGACACACCTTAATTTGACGGAACATTTTTTCCACGTCGGACACCAGCATTATTTGCTTCGCTCGACTACGAAGGATTATGGATCGGAGATCTTCTTGTATCACTGGCCCCACCAGTAACAAATCGTTCAACGACTCCCCAGAAGTCGTTTTACAGGAAGCGTCAAAGACCACTCGAACCTTGGTGGTGGTGCTGGACTCCTTGACCACCGGATGATGAGGTAGGTAGCATCGCTTAATTGTATTCACCTCAGCCTCTTCGACCTTCCGCATATGCCCGAGCTGCAAGTATTCCTGCATGAAGTTTGTGTATTGTTCGTGTAGTGACTCGTCTCTGGCCAATCTACGCTCCATCCCTTGAAGCCACCGAAATGCCATGTCCCGTGACTCGCCTAACCTTGAGAAAATGGCTTCATCCTTTGGTAAGGAGAAGGTGTACCTACCGTCAGGGTTACGTTTGATCGTTTGCGAAAACAGCTCTCCGCAACGCTTTTCCTCCAATGAAAGAGCCTTACCAGACTCTATTTCCTCGCAAGACCAAAACCGGGTGATCAATTTGTCCAAACTATCCACCGCTGAAAGATTGCATTTGATTTGAAGAGACTGTGTTTGATGTGTATGCCCGCCGCAGGCAACCCAACCGAAAACGGATTCACTGAGTGTTGGCATATGTTGTCCCAGAGAAATCCTTCTACCAGTCTCGAAGAAATCGAAGAAGGCCTCTATGCCCAGTACCAAGTCCACCGCTTTAGACTCGAAAAATGTCGGATCTGCCAATTGCACTCCGTTCGGAATCTCCCACCGCTCCGTATTTATATTGCTGGTAGGAAGATTCACCGTGACTTTCGGAAGTACTAAAAAGCTTAATTCTCTTGAAAATGATGATATACGGGAACGTATCGTAGCTCGAATTTTTTGCTTAACCTTGATAGTCGTATGTCCAATGCCAAGGACTGAGACTTCCACTCGATCGCGGCTCACCTTCAGCCTTTGACTCAATCGTTCAGTGACGAAGTTGCTTTCCGATCCAGAATCTAGTAAAGCGCGGGCAGGATACCGGTTACCATCAACATCCTCGATTATGAAGACAGCTGTAGCTAACAGAACCTTAGCAGAATATTGATGTTCTGCACCCGAAACGAACACGTTTGTGACAGCCAGGTTTGCCACTTGAGATGATTCGTCCTGCATAGCTGGCTTGTCAGCACGAGAAGCAGCTGAAACCTTTGCATTACGATTCCTTTCCGGTTTGAAACAGACCAATGTGTGGTGGCGACTCTTGCAATTACGGCAAGAATATTTGGATTGGCAATCTTTAGCCATGTGACCTGCCCTGAAGCAGTTTCGGCATAACGAGTTAGATTTCAGTAAAGCATCTCTGTCGGCCACATTCATGTGTTGGAAAATATTACATTGGTAGAGAGAGTGGTTCGACAAGCAAGCTACACAGCGTCCTCCAGACACTTGAGATGAATTGCAGTTTGTCCTGGTCATCAACGCTCTTTGTTTTTGCTGCGGTTGGTGCTGCTGAATTCCCTTGTTATCCACGGGCCGCTGTGGGAGGCACTGCAAAACCTGTATTTTACGGTGAAGGAAATCAAGCAGGTCTACCAAAGAATCCTTCTCACGTGATGCCGACATCTCCTCCCACCCCCTCCGAGTAACGGGATCGAGCCGTGCCGTAAGGATATTAACAAGTAAAAGGTCCTTGAAATCGGCTAATTGCACCACCTGATCGAGAGTCTGTATAATTCTCTCGAACCCTTCCACCAGGGCATTCAGCTCCATTGCGGATTCCTTAGAGAGCATTGGAAGCTTGAACAACGAGATAACCTGCCGCTTCTTTAACAATTTGCTGTTGTTATACCGTTTTAACAACAAATCCCACGCCACCTGATAATTGGCTTTTGTAATCTGCAACGGATCGATCAGGCTCTTGGGTTCTCCTTGCAAACACCCCTTCAAATAATGGAATTTTTCCACCTCGGGTAGGTCCTCCTTCCAGTGAATGAGTTAGGTGAAAAGATCCCGGAAGCTTAACCATTCGTCGATGTTTCCATTGAGTGTCTGCAGTTGAATTTGTGGTAGGCGAACATGGTCGGTGCCATTCCGCATTGACGAATCTCCAGCACTGCTTGATTGCTCAAGGACTTGCGGCGCCTGCAGTTCCCTAGTTTTATCCATTAGGAAAGATTTGGCTTCGTAGTAGCGATCACTAAACTTAATTCGCTCCTTTTCAAACGCGTTTCCTTCAGCATCGTAGTCATCGTGGGAAAATATTTCGACTAAGGTGCCACTAAACGCTTCCCAAAGCTCGTTCAACTTACCCAAGCGTATTTGGACCTCGGTAATTGTGTTGGACTCCTTAAACTTTTGCACAAATCGCCAAATATCGTTGAAGGAGAGCTGTATTTCCTTGAAATAATAAATGCCACTTAAATTGTTGCGGCAAATCGTGCGATGAGTACAAGTCGTTGCtttggaataaaaaaataaataaatacaatcGGTTGGAATTGTATGCATaacgaaattttattttttttgtataatacGCATAATTATGACAtagatttattttaattttcttatTATATGATAACTAACAGATGGACTTTTACCTCGTTTATTGTTCTACTCGATCCCGAGAATACAGTTTCCAACCCTGCGAAGAAAAAGCGAATTCAGATTCAGTTGGTTTAAGGTTAATAGGAAGCAAAATAACAACAAATAGCTTATGACTTATTGTCTAATAAAAAGACTGAGTGCAGAAAAAACGTGCCTAGACCTTGGTCCTACCACATGCTGTAGCAgtattgctggaaaaattcaatggtgagccgttcgtcagacattcaatcagtttggggtgaataactttttcaacAAGCCTTACGATCTTCAGAGgaatttttcccaggaaaattccctacaaatatcatgtatcgatatatttttagaagccaaccggacatctctagagaataagttttgaaaaagtggattttcccataaaaagtcgtatggaaactttaaaaatcgggcgcaaaatcATAGTTTCACCGATCAATCTGAAAAGCTACACAGTTGTTGTTGGACCCATAAAGAACACGAAAGGTGCATGGGagctaaaatttagtttttgtcGCACCCTAGTGAaaggcaattttcaaaaaataaccaaataaaattctgttcaataagttctttcaaacaaaatgttctaaaagAAATCGTAGAAACGGT
It includes:
- the LOC129717096 gene encoding uncharacterized protein LOC129717096, whose amino-acid sequence is MEKTLCGECNLAVNDLEPIRCGFCETCFHINQQCCGINSRLCKEFLAQGKIIFICPSCREVLNGRSVCAYVTELQSNQPSQPQPIADLPAQVQKLFDVVDKLSRKIDNMPRTTMIEDPMLGTSSALSTTLVWPIKNAKRRRTEPIHIEADRGKNNIDLSDLSVPSIVPVAAKNRSWLYLSGLNPKVTDGDIQKIISRCLHTTEHVVAVRLVRKGIDTSNLSYVSHKIGLDPDLKNVALDPASWPTGMLFREFVELPKK
- the LOC129717097 gene encoding uncharacterized protein LOC129717097, which gives rise to MELNALVEGFERIIQTLDQVVQLADFKDLLLVNILTARLDPVTRRGWEEMSASREKDSLVDLLDFLHRKIQVLQCLPQRPVDNKGIQQHQPQQKQRALMTRTNCNSSQVSGGRCVACLSNHSLYQCNIFQHMNVADRDALLKSNSLCRNCFRAGHMAKDCQSKYSCRNCKSRHHTLVCFKPERNRNAKVSAASRADKPAMQDESSQVANLAVTNVFVSGAEHQYSAKVLLATAVFIIEDVDGNRYPARALLDSGSESNFVTERLSQRLKVSRDRVEVSVLGIGHTTIKVKQKIRATIRSRISSFSRELSFLVLPKVTVNLPTSNINTERWEIPNGVQLADPTFFESKAVDLVLGIEAFFDFFETGRRISLGQHMPTLSESVFGWVACGGHTHQTQSLQIKCNLSAVDSLDKLITRFWSCEEIESGKALSLEEKRCGELFSQTIKRNPDGRYTFSLPKDEAIFSRLGESRDMAFRWLQGMERRLARDESLHEQYTNFMQEYLQLGHMRKVEEAEVNTIKRCYLPHHPVVKESSTTTKVRVVFDASCKTTSGESLNDLLLVGPVIQEDLRSIILRSRAKQIMLVSDVEKMFRQIKVCQEDRPLQCILWRSSPIHDVDTYELNTVTYGTKPAPFLATRTLKQLAVDEKDNFPFAARAIMEDTYMDDVITGSDDPESARALRVQLDSMTKKGGFRLRKWASNCSDVLSGIQKEKLAIQSSEEINLDPDPSIKTLGLTWMPVTDTLKFQFKIPILNPSVPLTKRNTLSVIATLFDPLSLLGAAITSAKTYMQLLWTLRDENGQRLNWDQSLPSTVGEIWIKYHQQLSLLNTIRIERCVVIPKAVSIQFHCFSDASEKAYGACLYVKSWNSNGEVWVRLLTSKSRVAPLQVQTIPRLELCGARLAAQLFEKVSRSIKFTAPVYFWTDSTCVLRWIRATPATWTTYVANRVATIQSLTKISQWNHVPGIHNPADLISRGIAPEDIVHNLFWW